The nucleotide window attgtttgataaaatattttctcatttataaagtatatataaattattaataataaattgtttcttttcaataattataatactatatatatatatatattttttttttaatatattcatatactttttaaatatttatatataaatgttcttttttatttgcgTGACTAAGAAGATTGCAAAATGTGCTGGTTCCCCCTGAGCACTCCATCAGTCTTGACTCTCATTGGCTGGTGCCATGCGGCCGATGGAACTCCGGCTGCTTGGCTCCTGTCGCTCAGTCCAGGTACGACCTGTACAACTTTTTCTTCTCTAGGGCGAATCCAGGGCTTATCATTATCGTACCTCCTTTGGTTAGGTTCTTGATGAATTGGGGTAGTATTGAATGCCATGTACTACGAGCGTCTTGCGTTAACGTTAGGAACAATTCGAATGTTGATACTGTGTTGGGATCGCACTTAATTGTTCCTATCCGACGACATTCCTGGTCGGTTTCAAAGTTGATAAATAATGTACACCCCCtgtaacaaaaagaaacaaacaaaacttgTTACTACTCGCTAATAATCAGATGGTGTGGcatatacaaaaaacattttttaataattatgcgcatcattaaattgaatgaccaaacaaaattttaagtaaacttatttcaataaatatacacTGCGCTCAGAAAAAttaaggtataaaataattttcatcaacttgaataataaattttaatttttgtgttcttcccaaaacagacaaataaataaaatataattaaaaacacttttaactGAAATCAATCTTACAAATACataacatcaatttattttatttaaatttttaaaaaaacaaaaaactaagtaATACTTTAGTCATCTTcgcattattaataaacaatttaaacaactaaaattttgtGCAATCTTTTTTTGACAGTTAGTTTATTTGATTACCAATTGTATTGAAATCAttccaatttttatgatttttctttcttttctatttcatttattatttttttactttaaacaaaagaTGACACGATTGAAAGTTAAGAGAAATCACAATCATTCaaacttaataagaaaataaaattatggaaatgttttaaaactttataatgcatagctaataaaaataacaatttaattgtattcattaaatttcttttcagcaCATGAACatgaaatacacacacacatacacacttccTTCTGAATCAAACAAATCAaaggtaaaacaaatttattatgtacCTAAGTCCACAGGGTTCATTTTCAGCCAATCTGAGTACATCTCTGGCAATACGAGGTAGAAGGTCTGCAGGAAGAAGTACTTCACCACAAGCAAGCTGTGCAGATTTTGCAGCTCTTAACTCTTCCTCAAGACGCCTAGCCAACGCTTGGCAAGCTCCTCCATCTTCTGCTTCACCTCTTTCCTCACTGGGTATAGCAGCaccttaaaaaacacaaatacaaaattagatataagtcttaatatattaatatttgttaaattttaattatagaaaataatgggTTAATAACAAAACGTTCCTTGATCCTGGATAAACCGTAAATCGTATCCTATACAAActaatggtaaaataataaatagttataccACTTGCGGCGCAAAGcatcctgaaaattaaaaaggtGTCCGGAAGAAAAACGACTACATCTGTTTAATAAACCGATTCTCGAAGTTAATCAACGCTGGATAGAATTCGATGCATATTttggtcatttaaaaataagcaacTAATGacttactttttacataaaaaaaaatatataataaaataaaagaaagcagaAATACGagtttccattaaaaatttattttaaaaaatatatatatatatataacaaaatttaacagatggataaaaataacaatttatacaattttactcGTTAGTTAAGAGattctaaaataaacaaataaatttcaaactatatttattaagaatattatcgTTTAATAACGCATcacaatataaaacttaaaattacaaaacattaaaaaaattaatttatattaaattttaaaaaatccatctgTAAAGAACAAATGATTCACTAATAGGAGCTtaatagattttcataaaaactatatcatacagattttaagataaaaaaattaaaatcgctaaaaattagaaagattaaTTCTCactaaccgacttcaaaaatgaATGGGTGATGTAAAACAAGTTTATATTACGGGACTCAGTTTGatttctatgaaaattaatttttatatcaatatattttgagaaccttttttaatttatttccaaactaaaaaaaaatagttaaaattttaataggagGATAATATATAAACAGGAATAGCAATAAGCAAATGAAATTACACAAGGCTGATGAAATAAACTGCCACTTTCTGTCAACTCATGAATCGATACCGGCTTCCGTAAAACAGGTAAGTATATAGTTAACGATAAGAACAAACTTACGTACATTgcgactaaaaataataattctatatttaaaaaataaaataaaagttttaaggaatattaattaaataagaattacattacatttaaaacatttgtgAAAGTTGGTTAAATATAGCTTACCTATCGAAAAATCGACGCTTACTGGACACGGTAATACttccatattttataattaaaaataatacgttaatGTACTAATATTGACTATAGTAACCGTTTTTACTGCACTGATTCAACAATCGGACCAATACTGTTAACAAAGACCGAACCGAATACGATGAACCACTTGCGTGTGCCAGCAGGCAATCGCTTTGCACTTATATAAACTCACGCTTCCAAAACTGTAAGAGAACTGATGCAACTTAACAGCTGTGAGACAAAGACACCGGTTCGCCGGTACCCCTACTACTGCTCATTCCCCTTCCATCGAACTAGCTCGGTATAGGCCTACGTGACGATCGGCTCGCTCTCCAGCTTGGTGGGGGTCCATTGTTGTCAGATCtctctaacacacacacacacacacacacacacacacacacgtaatttaaatgattgaatactaaaaacgaagaaaaaacattattgtCTAAATCCCCCCAACAACATCGTATCGTTTAGTCTGGGGTGATGTTCagataagtttaatattttttccggttaataaagttttagtaaaacttttaaaaaatatttatttatttcatccagGTACCACGACAAAATgtttcaacaaaaacaaaaatcaccaTCAAGCTTATATAGCGTTTTGCTTATGTTACTTCTAgatatgaaaaattgtaaatgtacaGAGATGTTTTCATtggatgaattttaaaataaataaatcgtaacaGACTACAACAGTTTACTTCTACGACTCATGccggtatatttttattatttaaataaattttgttaaatcacACTAATCAgtattattacaatgaaaaaaaaaatacaaaattacataacacttaaaaaactgtattttgttttgaataaagtaaaacaaaagtttttacacataatttacaagaagaactttatttttttatatttaatcgttaaataacaactatttttattaaattaaaaaataaatttaaataaacaaaaatctttacaattttcaaaattatatgtttggtaattcaatattaaattttgtattttttttaaacaacaatatatatatatacaaacgaataaaaattgttttcttaaattaacataaaataatcactgtgtaatttttaaaacatgtatattttatagttatgaaatatgtgaagaaaaaccattttaaaaaaatttcctatagATTATCATACACCAAAACCCGtagcaaa belongs to Lycorma delicatula isolate Av1 chromosome 1, ASM4794821v1, whole genome shotgun sequence and includes:
- the LOC142334467 gene encoding protein charybde-like, whose protein sequence is MMKGEHIEHYLEDSPHRDVKLNEVFNKLTDILQQQNSVTPVKQKMSCDVIENILADRNNVPVSGGAAIPSEERGEAEDGGACQALARRLEEELRAAKSAQLACGEVLLPADLLPRIARDVLRLAENEPCGLRGCTLFINFETDQECRRIGTIKCDPNTVSTFELFLTLTQDARSTWHSILPQFIKNLTKGGTIMISPGFALEKKKLYRSYLD